In the Carboxydothermus hydrogenoformans Z-2901 genome, one interval contains:
- a CDS encoding rubrerythrin family protein, which produces MMNQKTLENLMAAFAGESQANRKYLAFAKKAEEEGYPNIAKLFRSAAEAETIHALKHLEVAGKIGSTLENLKAAVAGETYEFTEMYPEFIKEAEAAGENNAARSFTFASRAEEVHARLYQEALKALEEGKDLEGEFYICPVCGNIEKARPERCPICGVAGERFFQV; this is translated from the coding sequence ATAATGAACCAAAAAACCTTAGAAAATTTAATGGCCGCTTTTGCCGGAGAATCCCAGGCCAACCGCAAGTACTTAGCTTTTGCCAAAAAAGCTGAAGAAGAAGGTTATCCTAATATTGCCAAGCTTTTTAGAAGTGCGGCGGAAGCCGAAACCATTCATGCTTTAAAGCACCTTGAAGTTGCCGGTAAAATTGGTTCTACCCTGGAGAACCTGAAAGCAGCGGTAGCCGGTGAAACTTACGAGTTTACCGAAATGTACCCGGAGTTTATTAAAGAAGCTGAAGCTGCCGGAGAAAATAATGCCGCCAGAAGCTTTACCTTTGCTTCCAGGGCAGAAGAGGTCCATGCCCGGCTGTACCAGGAAGCTTTAAAGGCGTTAGAAGAAGGCAAAGATTTGGAGGGCGAATTCTACATATGCCCCGTTTGTGGCAATATTGAAAAAGCAAGACCCGAACGCTGCCCAATTTGCGGTGTAGCTGGCGAGCGGTTTTTCCAGGTTTAA
- a CDS encoding YigZ family protein, with product MEFVTIEHYSEERFTERKSLFIGRALPVNSEDEARKFIEEIKEKHNDATHNVYAYTIENRITRMSDDGEPSGTAGRPVLEAIMQKKLTNVCVVVTRYFGGILLGAGGLIRAYRKAAELCLNKATIITIKKIPVYAVTVSYEHWSRILKLANNLGLPQKEPVYLQEVTGYFGVIPELEEKFLQEVIDLSFGQAKIQKEEEMLVKYKEGRYLPV from the coding sequence ATGGAATTTGTTACTATTGAACATTATTCTGAAGAAAGGTTTACCGAAAGAAAGTCGTTATTTATTGGCCGGGCTCTCCCGGTAAACTCCGAAGATGAAGCAAGAAAGTTTATTGAAGAAATAAAAGAAAAACATAACGACGCAACCCATAACGTTTATGCTTATACTATTGAAAACAGGATTACCCGGATGAGTGACGATGGTGAGCCTTCCGGTACCGCCGGACGACCCGTTTTAGAAGCAATCATGCAGAAAAAGCTTACCAATGTGTGTGTAGTGGTAACGCGGTACTTTGGGGGAATTCTTTTAGGAGCTGGAGGCTTAATTCGGGCTTATCGGAAAGCTGCCGAGCTTTGCTTAAATAAAGCCACCATTATCACTATCAAAAAAATCCCGGTTTATGCGGTTACCGTGAGTTACGAACACTGGTCGCGGATTTTAAAGCTTGCCAATAATTTAGGTTTACCCCAAAAAGAGCCGGTATATCTTCAGGAAGTTACCGGGTATTTTGGAGTTATACCTGAACTGGAAGAAAAGTTTTTGCAGGAAGTAATTGATTTATCGTTTGGACAGGCCAAAATCCAAAAAGAAGAGGAAATGCTTGTAAAGTATAAAGAAGGAAGGTATTTGCCCGTTTAG
- a CDS encoding gamma-glutamylcyclotransferase family protein — MKVFVYGTLMQNHRANFLLSRQKYIGPGEIYGFSLYKVSNWYPGVVPREGDRVKGEIYELIHEAEKTLTRLDDYEGEGSLYQRILTKAVDQKGEEHEVFVYVYNGTVDEEKYIPYEQQPWRG; from the coding sequence ATGAAAGTATTTGTGTATGGCACGTTGATGCAAAACCACAGGGCGAACTTCCTGCTTTCCCGGCAAAAGTACATAGGTCCTGGTGAGATCTATGGTTTTTCGCTGTATAAAGTGTCTAACTGGTACCCGGGAGTGGTTCCGCGGGAGGGAGACAGGGTGAAAGGGGAAATTTATGAATTAATCCATGAAGCGGAAAAGACCTTGACCAGGCTCGATGATTATGAAGGAGAAGGAAGTTTGTATCAAAGGATTTTAACAAAAGCCGTTGACCAGAAAGGCGAAGAACACGAAGTCTTTGTTTATGTTTATAACGGTACCGTGGATGAGGAAAAATATATACCCTATGAACAGCAGCCCTGGCGGGGTTAA
- a CDS encoding thioredoxin family protein — MAFLQEKDIQFLKEKFAKEMVNDVTIHFFTKSPVLAQDCPYCDHTKQLLEELAATSEKIKLMVHTYPTEKEAVEKYGIDKIPAIVFEGTEDVGIRFYGIPSGYEFSTVIETIIDLSKGKPELPDNVLAELAKVTSPVTIKVFVTPT, encoded by the coding sequence ATGGCCTTTTTACAGGAAAAGGATATCCAGTTTCTTAAAGAAAAATTTGCCAAAGAAATGGTCAATGATGTGACCATTCACTTTTTTACCAAAAGCCCGGTATTAGCCCAGGATTGTCCTTACTGTGACCATACCAAGCAGCTTTTAGAAGAGTTAGCAGCTACCAGTGAAAAAATAAAGCTCATGGTTCACACTTATCCCACCGAAAAAGAAGCTGTGGAAAAATACGGGATTGATAAGATTCCGGCAATCGTCTTCGAAGGTACGGAAGATGTGGGTATTCGTTTTTATGGAATACCGTCCGGTTATGAATTTTCTACCGTTATCGAGACAATTATTGATCTCTCTAAAGGAAAACCGGAGTTGCCGGATAACGTTTTGGCAGAACTGGCCAAGGTAACTTCACCGGTTACCATTAAAGTTTTTGTCACCCCTACCTGA
- a CDS encoding thiamine phosphate synthase, producing MEIYRIIDVNLNRAREGIRVLEEVARFGLANRKLFEEFKHLRHFIKEIEKSLAGNPLWYRDAQNDPGQELSSEEMARNNLREVVLANAKRAQESLRVLEEFGKLLDAAIVLNAKKARFLLYELEKEVLTLIKPSVDLTLYVLTDDAYLNEEKFWRVVEDCLKNGVTAFQYRAKGKKGAEMYREGLRLKELCAKYGVSFFVNDRLDLGLALNADGVHLGQEDLLLEVARKHFPGKIIGLSATNYEEGVLGIKAGADYLGLGPIFPTSTKEDAAPPCGVEVIQKLKEEFPNSPVIAIGGIDREKVFEVIRAGADGIAVISAVFGAESPARAVYELRETIIRARE from the coding sequence ATGGAAATTTACCGGATTATTGATGTTAATTTAAACCGGGCCCGGGAAGGAATCCGGGTGCTGGAGGAAGTAGCTCGCTTTGGTTTGGCTAACAGAAAATTATTTGAGGAATTTAAACATTTGCGACATTTTATCAAAGAAATAGAAAAAAGTCTTGCTGGAAATCCCTTGTGGTATCGGGATGCTCAAAACGACCCGGGACAGGAACTAAGCTCAGAGGAGATGGCGAGGAATAATTTGCGGGAGGTGGTGTTAGCCAACGCCAAAAGAGCCCAGGAAAGTCTGAGGGTTTTAGAAGAATTTGGGAAGCTGTTAGATGCTGCGATTGTCCTTAATGCCAAAAAAGCAAGGTTTTTACTTTATGAGCTGGAAAAAGAAGTTTTAACCTTGATTAAGCCTTCGGTGGATTTAACCTTATACGTACTTACCGATGATGCTTACCTTAACGAAGAAAAGTTCTGGAGGGTTGTCGAAGATTGCCTGAAAAATGGAGTGACGGCTTTCCAGTACCGGGCAAAAGGAAAAAAGGGAGCCGAAATGTACCGGGAGGGGCTAAGGCTGAAAGAGCTTTGTGCAAAATATGGGGTTTCGTTTTTTGTAAACGACCGGCTGGACCTGGGTCTGGCTTTAAATGCCGATGGGGTACATCTGGGACAGGAGGATTTACTCCTGGAGGTGGCAAGAAAGCATTTTCCCGGAAAAATTATCGGGCTTTCGGCTACCAATTATGAAGAAGGGGTTTTAGGAATAAAGGCGGGAGCCGATTATCTTGGGCTTGGGCCAATTTTTCCCACGTCCACCAAGGAAGATGCCGCACCGCCCTGCGGGGTAGAAGTGATTCAGAAGCTTAAAGAGGAGTTCCCCAATTCTCCGGTAATAGCTATTGGGGGTATTGATCGGGAAAAGGTTTTTGAGGTTATTCGTGCCGGGGCCGATGGGATTGCGGTAATTTCGGCTGTATTTGGAGCGGAAAGTCCGGCTCGGGCAGTTTATGAACTACGGGAAACAATAATTAGAGCAAGGGAGTGA
- a CDS encoding zinc dependent phospholipase C family protein yields the protein MVEKALKIISPLQGFLDNVEPTHGFLLNKALIQLQEKNYKTSYYERYYRQIYCGLYAADKGWQNVTHYFNPRTKKGLFIFLSAKEAFYQELKNFHKFSEQKNPKAFWHFGRAAHILQDLCEPHHLKPTFLNGHKKFERWVGDNIKIIIRKLYLPPALRPWLTLEIESFSSKILDYYELVGEKAGDISYFRAAQELLAAAVKLTMDLFLENEIYFRKFWY from the coding sequence ATGGTGGAAAAAGCTTTAAAGATTATTTCACCCCTGCAGGGGTTTTTGGATAATGTTGAACCAACTCACGGTTTTCTCCTGAATAAAGCGCTAATTCAATTACAGGAAAAAAACTATAAGACAAGTTATTATGAGAGATACTACCGGCAAATTTACTGCGGCTTATATGCAGCGGATAAAGGCTGGCAAAATGTTACCCATTATTTTAATCCCCGGACCAAGAAAGGTTTGTTTATTTTTTTATCGGCCAAGGAAGCTTTTTACCAGGAGTTAAAAAACTTTCATAAATTTTCCGAACAAAAAAACCCCAAAGCTTTCTGGCATTTCGGCCGGGCGGCACATATCTTGCAGGATCTTTGTGAACCGCATCATTTAAAACCTACCTTTTTAAACGGCCACAAAAAGTTTGAACGCTGGGTGGGAGATAATATAAAGATAATAATAAGGAAACTTTATTTGCCTCCGGCCCTGCGGCCGTGGCTTACCCTGGAGATAGAATCCTTTAGCAGTAAGATCTTGGATTACTACGAATTAGTAGGAGAAAAGGCTGGAGACATTAGTTACTTCCGTGCTGCTCAAGAATTGCTGGCGGCTGCGGTTAAGCTTACCATGGATTTGTTTTTGGAGAATGAAATTTATTTTAGGAAATTTTGGTACTAA
- the thiC gene encoding phosphomethylpyrimidine synthase ThiC — protein sequence MTQLLKAKEGVITREMEVVAAEERKSPEEIRQKVALGEVVIPANVNHQNLHPKGIGAGLKVKVNANLGTSENRCFYEDELKKVKVAIKAGADAIMDLSTGGNLDEIRRAIIKESSVPVGTVPLYQAAAETLNKYGDISRLDPELLFDVIEKQAADGVDFMTVHVGVTREILKVLDRFPRVTEVVSRGGSLTIAWMEKNGRENPLYEQFDRLLAICRKYDVTLSLGDGLRPGSIADATDQLQIMELMKLGELVKYAQNQGVQVMVEGPGHVPINQIEMNVKLMKRLCANAPFYVLGPLVTDIAPGYDHITAAIGGAWAAYFGADFLCYVTPAEHLGLPTVEDVEEGVIALKIAAHAADLARGNREAWNRDYEMSVARKELNWERQFELAINPERARKMRIERGSQDIKSCSMCGELCAMKIMNERGGKNA from the coding sequence ATGACTCAGCTTTTAAAAGCAAAAGAGGGAGTTATTACCAGGGAAATGGAAGTAGTGGCGGCGGAGGAAAGAAAATCGCCGGAAGAAATCCGGCAAAAGGTAGCTTTGGGGGAAGTGGTAATACCCGCTAATGTTAATCACCAAAATTTGCATCCCAAAGGTATTGGAGCGGGGCTTAAAGTAAAAGTAAATGCTAACCTTGGGACTTCGGAAAATCGCTGTTTTTACGAAGATGAACTAAAAAAAGTAAAGGTGGCTATTAAAGCGGGAGCCGATGCAATAATGGACTTAAGTACCGGCGGAAATCTTGATGAAATTCGAAGGGCGATTATAAAAGAAAGTTCGGTGCCGGTAGGGACCGTACCTTTATATCAGGCGGCGGCTGAAACGCTAAATAAATACGGTGATATAAGTCGTTTGGACCCGGAACTCCTGTTTGACGTTATCGAAAAACAGGCAGCTGACGGCGTTGACTTTATGACGGTGCATGTGGGGGTGACCCGGGAAATCCTTAAGGTTCTTGACCGTTTTCCCAGGGTAACGGAGGTGGTAAGCCGGGGAGGCTCTCTGACCATTGCCTGGATGGAGAAAAACGGAAGAGAAAATCCATTGTATGAACAGTTCGACCGGCTTTTAGCTATTTGCCGGAAATACGACGTTACCTTAAGCCTGGGGGACGGTTTAAGACCGGGAAGTATTGCGGATGCTACTGACCAGCTGCAAATTATGGAATTAATGAAGCTCGGCGAACTGGTTAAGTATGCCCAAAATCAAGGCGTCCAGGTTATGGTGGAAGGCCCCGGGCATGTGCCCATCAATCAAATTGAAATGAACGTTAAACTTATGAAGCGGCTTTGCGCCAATGCTCCCTTTTATGTATTAGGGCCACTGGTTACCGACATTGCTCCGGGATACGACCATATTACTGCGGCGATTGGTGGCGCCTGGGCTGCGTATTTTGGGGCGGATTTCCTCTGCTACGTTACTCCAGCGGAGCATTTAGGATTGCCTACGGTGGAAGATGTAGAAGAAGGGGTGATTGCCTTAAAAATTGCGGCCCATGCAGCCGATTTGGCCCGGGGGAACCGGGAAGCCTGGAACCGGGATTATGAAATGAGTGTAGCCCGAAAAGAGTTAAACTGGGAACGGCAGTTTGAACTGGCAATAAATCCCGAGCGGGCCAGGAAAATGCGAATAGAGCGCGGCTCTCAAGACATAAAGAGCTGTTCCATGTGCGGGGAACTTTGTGCCATGAAAATTATGAATGAAAGGGGCGGAAAAAATGCTTAA
- the thiM gene encoding hydroxyethylthiazole kinase, whose protein sequence is MLNTLWEIREKVRDLSPLVVNLTNNVVTNFTANVLLAAGASPIMSEGVEEADDLVKIANAVVINIGTLHSRQVEYFKKAVYLANKYQKPLLLDPVGLGATTYRNETTFELLNSGNFTLIRGNYGEISFLAGNSAQVKGVDSQTSDFAAENLTEVAKRYKTVVVATGPVDYVIAEGELYLNRTGDIMLQKVTGTGCALTSLIGAFVGVIDEPALAALAALAFYGAASEKARKISAGPGSFLVNFIDSLYNLTKEEFLELTTEKVQGLR, encoded by the coding sequence ATGCTTAACACCCTATGGGAAATCAGGGAGAAGGTCCGGGACTTATCTCCTCTGGTGGTAAATTTAACCAATAATGTGGTGACTAATTTTACCGCAAATGTACTTTTAGCGGCCGGGGCTTCGCCGATCATGTCGGAAGGGGTAGAAGAAGCTGACGATTTAGTGAAAATTGCTAATGCAGTGGTCATAAATATCGGAACCCTTCACTCCCGTCAGGTTGAGTACTTTAAGAAAGCAGTTTATTTGGCCAATAAATATCAAAAGCCTTTGCTGTTAGACCCGGTGGGTTTGGGAGCAACCACATACCGCAACGAAACGACCTTTGAACTTTTAAATTCTGGAAATTTCACATTAATCAGGGGTAATTACGGTGAAATAAGCTTTTTGGCGGGAAATTCTGCCCAGGTTAAAGGGGTGGACAGCCAAACGTCCGATTTTGCAGCCGAAAATCTTACCGAAGTGGCTAAACGCTACAAAACTGTTGTGGTGGCAACTGGGCCGGTAGATTACGTTATTGCTGAAGGAGAATTGTATTTAAACCGTACCGGGGATATAATGCTTCAAAAAGTGACCGGAACCGGGTGTGCTCTAACCTCATTGATTGGTGCTTTTGTTGGGGTAATTGATGAACCGGCTCTTGCGGCCTTAGCGGCTTTAGCTTTTTACGGAGCGGCTTCCGAAAAAGCCCGGAAAATAAGTGCCGGTCCCGGGAGTTTTCTGGTAAATTTTATAGATTCTCTTTATAATTTAACTAAAGAAGAGTTTTTGGAGCTAACTACGGAAAAAGTTCAAGGGCTACGGTGA